One candidate division WOR-3 bacterium genomic window, TGCTAAGTCGGTCATTGGGTTAGGACCATTATTACCGATGGCAAAAACAGGAATAATCTCAAGTTCTCTTAAATTCCGGAGGATATTCCAAAAGAGGGTGGCCGTTCTCTCCCCACCCCAAGAGTTGCTTATCACCTGGGGGGCATCTTCACCCAATCCGGCAAACCATTGGAGACACTCCGCAATTATGGAAAACCATCCCGTTCCTAACCGGTCAAATCCCTTAGCGGCAATAAATTGGGCACCGGGTGCCACACCGATATCCTCGGGAAAAGGACCAAAACCATCACCACCACAGATTATCCCCATCGTGTAAGTGCCATGCCCATTATCATCATAAGGGGTTTGATGATGGGCAACGGCATCAAACCAGCCGTTGCGCTCCCGCCAGCGGTTGCCAAAAGCCGGATGATAAACATCAACTCCGGTGTCTAAATTGCCTACGACAACCCCTTCCCCGGTATAGCCCAATGCCCAACAAGAATCCGCTTTGATCTTTGTAATGTTCCATTCCGGATCCTCCAAGAGATCGCGCTCCGTTGATTTTGTCAATTTTGGTAATTGGATGACGAAATCTTCAACCAGATAATCCACTCCCTCCCAATCCTTTATCTTTTTTATCATCTCCGGGGTTGCCTTAAAGGCGATAAAGTTAGCAATCCAAAAGGACCGCTCATTGGTGATACCAATTTCTCTTAACTTCTTAATAATGGGTTCTTGACTTTTTTGGGCAAAGGCTTTCAAGTAATTAACCTTCTCCTCTCTACTCTTTCCCTTTAATAAAGAAAGGTCGGCTTCCTCTGTCAGATGGAGGACGATCGGAATCGTTGTGTCAGGTTTTGCCTTTTGGAGAATGGTACCAAGGGATGGGAGAATCTCACCGCCGAAGAGAAAGGTTAAGGGAAGGATGGCAAAGATAAATTTCTTGCCTTTCTTTAACCCCATAAAACTATTATAAAGAAGAAGGGAGGGGAGTCAATCTTCTCGGCAAGGGTTAACAAAGTTATGGTTGATGGTTTGCCCTTGCCAGAGGAATATTTTTAACGCTTTCCCAATTTTGGGATGGTCACGACCTCTGTAAACATTACACAAACAGTATTGATCTTATCCGAAATCGCTTTATAATCCTCCAAATGAGGAACTTATATCTCTTTCCTTTTGGGAAGGAAGGGGCAACGAAAAGGCTCCTATCGGATGCCCTATCCCTTTCGGAAAAGGGAAAAAATCGGGATTATTCTGAGATCCTGTATCTGGCACCTACACCCCGAAAGGCAAGGGAGGCGATAAAAATTTTTATCTCCCTTTTTCCTAACTCTCCTTTTGCCTTTATCCCACCCCGGTTTTTAACGATAAAGACCTTAGCCCAAGAGATATACTCTTCTTTTGCGGAGAAGGTATTTCTGCCCGATTCCTTAAAACCCGTCTTTCTTAAAAGTTTGATTAAAGGAAACTTCTCTCTTAGCTATTACTATCACATCGGAGAGTTGATTAAAGACTTAAAATCCGCCAATCTGATGAGAGAATGGGAAAAGACCAAAGGGTTAATCAAAAATCGTTTAGCCCCCTTTTCCCCAAAGAGGCTGAGAATGGAGGAGATATTTGCGCTAATAGAAAGATACGAGGAAGGCCTTAAAGAAAATTCCCTTGCCGATTCCGAAGATATATTGAAGGAGGCGACAATTTATTTGCAAAAAAGAAAGAAAAGGAAAGGGGTTCTGGTAATTGACGGGTTTATGGATTTGACGAAGTTGGAAGAAGATTTTTTATCCGCCTTAATCAATAACTTTGAGCATATCCTCGCCTTAGCCTATTTTGATACCCGGTTTCCCGAGATTTATTCCCTCCCTAAGGAGTTTGCCGATTTCATCTCTTCCTTAGGAGGGTTTGAGGTGATAGAAGAGAGAGGAGATGATAGTTTCTTAGAGCGGGAGAAGATGGCTTTCTTAGAATTTCCTTCCCGGGAAGAAGAGGTGGAAGGGATTGCCCAAAAGATAAAAAAGTTATTCTTGGATGGGAAATTATCACTTTCCCAGACGATCGTCACCTTTCCCGATTTAAATAGTTATGCCCCAATTGTGGAAAGGGTCTTTAAGAAGTATAAAATCCCTTTCACCCTTTATCCCCAACGTTCCCTTCTCGCCTCGCCGGTGGTGATACCGGTAATTAATCTATTAAGGGCGGTGGTTGATGACTATCCATTTTTGCCAACGATAACTTGCCTCACTTCTCCTTTCTTCTCTCGTTTCCATATCAAGACCAGAAATTTTGTCTCCTATTATGCCCGGCGGGCAAAAATCATTAAAGGGGAATTTAGTTGGCGGAATTTGGTCCGGGATTTGATTAAAGAATATAGAGAGGAGAAAGGGAAGAAGTCTTCTCTTCCCGGTATCTTCCAAGTAGAAAGGGATATCAATCTCTTCCTTTCAGTGAGCGGCACCCTAAAGAGGGAAAGAGGGAAAATTACCGACTTTCTCTCCCTTCTCTCCTCCGTTCTTAAAGAGTTGGGTTGGCCCGGAGAATTAAAGGAAGAAGACTTAGAACTCTGGGAAGATAAGAAAGAGTTGGTTTCTATCTTTCAGGGTTTAGAGTCTTTCCGGGAAACCGAATGTAGTCTGGCAGAATTTTTAGAGATCTTAGAGACAATTCTCAAATATCATCCCATTATTCCGGAGCGGGAGGAGAAAGGGGTTAGGATATTAGGATTATTGGAGACAAGGGGTTTAACCGCAAAACATATCTTCTTCGGCGGTCTCTGTGAGGGAAGTCTCCCTTCCCCTTTAAGACACGACCCATTTTTGCCCGATTGGCTTAGGGAAAAATTAAATCTTTTGCATTTAGAAAGACACCAAAAGTGGCAGAGACTTCATTTCTTCCGAATATTAAGGTCCGCCCAAGAGATTTATCTCTCCTATCCCCGTCAGGAAGGTGAAAGACTATTTCTCCCTTCTCCCTTCTTAGAAGGGGAAGCGATTTTGGCAAAAAGGGAGAGAATAATCTTTACCGAGGAGGAGAAAGAGCGCCTTTTAGGATTAGGAGAGGAGAAGGATTTTTCTTCGGAAGGGGTTGATTTCTCTACCGACCGAGAAGCGAAAAGGGTTTTGAAAAGAAGGTTTTATCCCTATGTCCAAGTGACCGAGATTGAGAAACTGAGAAGATGTCCTTACAACTTCTATTTGGAAAATATCTTAGGATTGGTAACAGAAGAGGAGACAAAATTTGAGATTGAACCTCGGGAATGGGGAGAATTGGCGCATCAGGTTTTGGAAAGGCTCTATGCGGAAAGAAAAGAATTTATCCCCTTAGAGGAGATACCGAAAAGGGTAGAAAAGATTCTCTCCTCCCTCCTCGCCCAGAGTGGCTTTCCCCTTTTCTGGCAGGATGTGGCAAAGAAGATTTTTGAAAAGATTTTACCCAACTTCTTAGAGATGGAAAAAGAACTAAGGGAAAAAGGGTATTATCCGGAAAGGATTGAGGAGCGGGTGAAAGGAGATCTCCTCAGAATTAATCTCTACGGCAAGATTGACCGGATTGATAAAAACCAAGATAATAAATATCTGATTCTGGATTACAAAACCGGGGGCACGGATATTTATCCCGGAGACATTGAAAAGGGGAAGCATCTCCAACTCCCCCTCTATTCCCTCCTCCTGCGGCGAAAGGGTTTAGCGGTAAGTGGATTTGCCCTCTATTCCTTTAAGGAGAAGAAGGTGAAATGGCTAGCCAAGGATGAGGTTGATTGCCAAGAAAAAGAAGAATTGGCGCAAAAATTTGCCCAAGAAGTACTCCAAGAGGCACTCCAGGGAATTTTTCCTGCGGCCCCAGTTGATGAAGGGGTCTGTCGGTTCTGCCTTTATTCTTTTCTCTGTGCTCAGGAGTAGAAATGGCAGAAGAACTTCTCACCACCTTAGTCCGCTCGCCCGCGGGTTCGGGTAAGACCGAACGTTTAGCCCGAAGGTACATTGCCTTATTAAAAAGGGGTGTCCCACCCGAAAGAATTTTAACCATCACCTTTACGGAAAAGGCAGCGGCGGAGATGAAAGAGCGCATCTTTCGCATCCTAAGAAAAGAAGACCCGGATTTGGAGAGGAAGTTGAAGGAGAGTATCTTAAAGTTAAGGATCTCCACGATTGACTCTTTCTGCTTCTCTTTAATTCGCACCTTTTCCCCTTATTTAGAATTACCACCAGATTTGGAGGTCAATCCGGAAAGCGAAATCTTGTGGCTTCTCTCCTCTTATGACACCCTCATGGGCATCGCCCAAGAGAGAAATTCTCCGGATTATTCCCTCTTATCGGACTTAATCTCGGATGGTGGTTTTCGCGGTTGGCCCAACCTTCTTAAACTCTTTCAGGAACTGTTCAAAAAACGGATCGCCCTTCTGAGGCGGACAACCGAAGAAGAACTTGATATTGATCACTATCTCTCCCAATTGACGAAAATGGGCATTGATTTACCACTGGAACCGGAGAAAGATAAGGTGGAGTCCCTCTTCTTATTCTTAGAAAAAAATCGGCATCTCTTTCTCACCAAAAGAGGAGAAGTGCGGAAGGCAAGGAAAGGGGAAGAAATTGACTATGAGAGATTGAAAGAGTTTTATATCCTCTTGGCAAAGAGATACTACCAAGGGTATTTTGAGAAGATCCTCTCCCTCTTCCAAAACCGCTTCTTGGCGGAATATAAAGAGAGGAAACACCAGAAAGGAATTTTAGATTTTCCCGATTTGGAGTTTTTAGTCTTTGACCTTTTGACCAATTTTCCGGAATGGCAGAATATCCTTTATCTCTTTGACCAGCACACCGACCACATCTTGGTGGACGAGTTTCAGGATACCTCCTTCTTGCAGTGGGCAATCATTGACAAATTGACTGAGGAGTGGCGAAGCGGTTGGGGAGCGAAGCGGGAGAGAGAAATT contains:
- a CDS encoding PD-(D/E)XK nuclease family protein, with the protein product MRNLYLFPFGKEGATKRLLSDALSLSEKGKNRDYSEILYLAPTPRKAREAIKIFISLFPNSPFAFIPPRFLTIKTLAQEIYSSFAEKVFLPDSLKPVFLKSLIKGNFSLSYYYHIGELIKDLKSANLMREWEKTKGLIKNRLAPFSPKRLRMEEIFALIERYEEGLKENSLADSEDILKEATIYLQKRKKRKGVLVIDGFMDLTKLEEDFLSALINNFEHILALAYFDTRFPEIYSLPKEFADFISSLGGFEVIEERGDDSFLEREKMAFLEFPSREEEVEGIAQKIKKLFLDGKLSLSQTIVTFPDLNSYAPIVERVFKKYKIPFTLYPQRSLLASPVVIPVINLLRAVVDDYPFLPTITCLTSPFFSRFHIKTRNFVSYYARRAKIIKGEFSWRNLVRDLIKEYREEKGKKSSLPGIFQVERDINLFLSVSGTLKRERGKITDFLSLLSSVLKELGWPGELKEEDLELWEDKKELVSIFQGLESFRETECSLAEFLEILETILKYHPIIPEREEKGVRILGLLETRGLTAKHIFFGGLCEGSLPSPLRHDPFLPDWLREKLNLLHLERHQKWQRLHFFRILRSAQEIYLSYPRQEGERLFLPSPFLEGEAILAKRERIIFTEEEKERLLGLGEEKDFSSEGVDFSTDREAKRVLKRRFYPYVQVTEIEKLRRCPYNFYLENILGLVTEEETKFEIEPREWGELAHQVLERLYAERKEFIPLEEIPKRVEKILSSLLAQSGFPLFWQDVAKKIFEKILPNFLEMEKELREKGYYPERIEERVKGDLLRINLYGKIDRIDKNQDNKYLILDYKTGGTDIYPGDIEKGKHLQLPLYSLLLRRKGLAVSGFALYSFKEKKVKWLAKDEVDCQEKEELAQKFAQEVLQEALQGIFPAAPVDEGVCRFCLYSFLCAQE